In the Anguilla anguilla isolate fAngAng1 chromosome 7, fAngAng1.pri, whole genome shotgun sequence genome, one interval contains:
- the mybpc1 gene encoding myosin-binding protein C, slow-type isoform X9, with product MPEPTKKDEISNTSPEDKDDDAGGRTPSPQAPSVWSLGEGQSLDDLEKQPENTQLSTLLIEKPQSGSINVGDDISFIAKVEAKDLLRKPAIKWFKGKWMDLASKTGKHLQLKESFDRFTKVHTFEMHIMKAKDNFAGNYRCEVTYKDKFDSCSFDLEIKDIPEAAPSIDIRSAFKRSSEGQDDAGELDFSGLLKHRMNREPKQEETPEVDVWEILRNARPDEYERIAFMYGITDLRGLLRRLKKTKKEEKKSEAFAKKLDPAYQVDKGGKIRFAVDLADPTVELKWFKNGQEIRPTPNQRKYIFEHKGTQRIMIINNCTLQDDAAYTVTAGDEKSTTELFVKELPVKITKELQPVKTTVNERIELECEVSEEGAQVKWLKNGVEIPTGVRSRYRVKSDGMKHVLIIDDAMKEDTGTYSLMASGGTSQAHIQVDLKPLKILQDLSDQTIRLGQPLKLHCELSPGNVPGRWYRNGQLIQPNDRINIMHRAKNHRLEVECSSIHDSGDYTFVLEGYSQSLSARVHIIDPPKVYLDSLNYPDNTVTIVAGNKLRLEVPISGEPTPRVVWMKGERVIPDTGSRVRAETFSDHTSLTIDIAEREDSGNYKIVLQNEAGQDTATVKVKVVDIPDPPEAPMVPEVGGDWCLMTWDPPIYDGGSPILGYFIERKKKQSSRWMRLNFDLCKETSFEPKKMIEGVPYEVRVFAVNAIGTSRPSEHSRAFVPLAVTSDPTMLVVDDVTDTSVTMKWRPPDTIGAAGLDGYVLEYCFEGTDEWIVANPELTEKTKYTITGLPPESKIFVRVKAINKAGPSAPRTLQHPILIKEIIERPKIRLPRHLKQTYIRRVGEAINLVIPFLGKPRPKVSWLKGGKAVDPTQVSIRNSECDSIIFIRKAERKHSGKYEMSVQVENYVDTAILDIQIVDLPGPPQYVKIDEVWGENVALEWTPPTDNGNAPIIGYTIQKADKKTMEWYTCVERYHRTCITVTELVVGNEYFFRIFSENMCGLSESATSTKDSALILKEGINLKIPEYNEYDFAEAPHFTQPLMNTFAIAGYNATLNCSVRANPRPKVIWMKNKIAIIDDPRYRMFSNQGVCSLEIRKPNPYDGGTYTCKAVNDLGEAQVDCKLEVKGGFTFYELMQRGVPLHLIDKYMSEAKSSEPERK from the exons ATGAGATCTCCAACACCTCCCCTGAAG ATAAAGATGACGATGCTGGTGGCAGAACCCCATCACCACAGGCCCCATCAG TGTGGTCACTGGGAGAAGGACAGTCTCTGGATGACCTGGAAAAGCAGCCAGAGAACACACAGCTTTCTACCTTGCTCATAGAGAAACCCCAGAGTGGCTCCATCAATGTGG GTGACGATATAAGTTTCATTGCCAAAGTGGAGGCCAAAGACCTGTTGCGCAAACCAGCTATCAAATGGTTCAAAGGAAAGTGGATGGATCTGGCCAGCAAGACTGGGAAGCATCTGCAGCTGAAGGAAAGCTTTGACCGATTCACCAAG GTTCATACTTTCGAGATGCACATCATGAAGGCCAAAGATAACTTTGCTGGGAATTACAGGTGTGAGGTTACCTACAAGGACAAATTCGACAGCTGCTCCTTTGATTTAGAGATTAAAG ATATCCCTGAAGCCGCTCCTAGCATTGACATTCGATCAGCTTTTAAAAGAAG CAGTGAAGGACAAGACGATGCAGGAGAACTTGACTTTAGTGGTCTCCTTAAACATAG AATGAACAG GGAGCCAAAGCAGGAAGAGACCCCAGAGGTGGATGTGTGGGAGATCTTGAGGAATGCCAGACCCGATGAGTACGAGAGGATTGCTTTCATGTATGGTATCACTGACCTGAGGGGATTGTTGAGGAGACTGAAGAAGAccaagaaggaggagaagaagagcgAAG CATTTGCCAAAAAGCTGGACCCAGCATACCAGGTGGACAAGGGTGGGAAGATCCGGTTTGCGGTGGACCTGGCTGACCCAACTGTGGAGCTGAAGTGGTTCAAGAATGGGCAGGAGATCAGGCCCACCCCAAA TCAAAGGAA GTACATCTTTGAACACAAAGGCACCCAGCGGATAATGATCATCAACAACTGCACCCTGCAGGATGACGCTGCCTACACCGTCACCGCTGGCGATGAGAAGTCTACCACTGAACTGTTTGTTAAAG AGTTACCAGTGAAAATAACCAAAGAGCTGCAACCGGTGAAAACCACGGTGAACGAGCGAATTGAGTTGGAATGTGAGGTGTCTGAAGAGGGAGCTCAAGTTAAATG GCTGAAGAATGGCGTGGAGATCCCAACTGGAGTCCGCTCTCGCTACCGAGTCAAGAGCGACGGGATGAAGCACGTGCTGATCATTGACGATGCCATGAAAGAAGACACTGGCACTTATTCCCTGATGGCCTCAGGTGGCACCAGTCAGGCCCACATTCAGGTTGACT TGAAACCTCTGAAGATTCTGCAGGACCTGAGTGACCAGACGATCCGTTTGGGTCAGCCCCTCAAGCTGCACTGTGAGCTCTCCCCTGGGAACGTGCCAGGCCGCTGGTACAGGAACGGCCAGCTGATCCAGCCTAATGACCGCATCAACATCATGCACAGAGCCAA GAACCACAGACTAGAAGTCGAGTGCTCCTCAATCCATGATTCAGGGGACTACACCTTTGTGCTGGAGGGATACTCTCAAAGCCTCTCTGCCAGAGTTCACATCATAG ATCCCCCCAAAGTGTACCTGGACAGTCTAAATTACCCTGACAACACTGTGACCATCGTGGCAGGAAACAAATTGCGTCTGGAGGTCCCTATTAGCGGAGAGCCTACCCCCAGAGTGGTGTGGATGAAGGGGGAAAGG GTTATCCCAGATACAGGCAGTAGGGTTCGAGCAGAGACGTTCTCTGACCACACCAGCCTCACAATAGACATCGCAGAGCGGGAAGACTCAGGCAACTACAAGATTGTGCTGCAGAATGAAGCAGGACAGGACACAGCCACCGTCAAAGTGAAGGTTGTTG ACATTCCTGACCCCCCTGAGGCCCCAATGGTTCCTGAAGTGGGAGGAGATTGGTGTTTGATGACTTGGGACCCGCCCATCTATGATGGAGGCTCACCCATCTTAG GTTACTTCATTGAGAGGAAGAAGAAACAGAGTTCCAGGTGGATGAGACTCAACTTTGACCTTTGCAAAGAGACCAGTTTTGAACCTAAGAAGATGATTGAGGGTGTTCCCTATGAAGTGAGAGTGTTTGCAGTGAATGCCATTGGCACGTCCCGCCCCAGCGAACACTCCAGGGCGTTTGTGCCCCTGG CTGTTACAAGTGATCCAACAATGCTGGTggtggatgatgtcacagacactTCGGTGACAATGAAGTGGCGCCCCCCTGATACCATTGGTGCTGCAGGGTTGGATGGCTATGTGTTGGAGTACTGCTTTGAAGGAA CCGATGAGTGGATTGTGGCTAACCCGGAGCTGACGGAGAAAACCAAGTACACCATCACAGGTCTGCCTCCAGAGAGCAAGATCTTCGTGAGGGTGAAGGCTATCAATAAAGCAGGGCCCAGCGCACCAAGGACGCTCCAACACCCCATTCTGATCAAAGAGATCATTG AACGTCCCAAGATTCGCCTGCCGAGACATCTGAAGCAGACATACATTCGCAGGGTCGGAGAGGCCATTAATCTCGTCATTCCCTTCCTG GGGAAACCAAGACCAAAGGTGAGCTGGCTGAAGGGGGGGAAGGCTGTGGATCCTACACAGGTGAGCATTCGCAACAGCGAATGCGACAGCATTATCTTCATCCGCAAGGCCGAGAGGAAGCACTCCGGGAAATATGAGATGTCCGTGCAGGTGGAGAACTATGTGGACACTGCCATTTTAGATATCCAGATTGTGG ACCTCCCTGGGCCCCCACAGTATGTGAAGATTGATGAAGTGTGGGGAGAGAATGTAGCATTGGAATGGACTCCCCCAACTGACAATGGCAATGCACCAATAATAGGCTACACCATTCAGAAAGCTGACAAGAAGACGatg GAGTGGTACACGTGTGTGGAGCGCTACCATCGCACCTGCATCACCGTCACGGAGTTGGTAGTGGGGAACGAGTACTTCTTCCGCATCTTCTCAGAGAACATGTGTGGACTGAGTGAGAGCGCCACCTCTACCAAGGACAGTGCACTCATTTTGAAGGAGG GCATTAACCTGAAGATCCCGGAGTACAATGAATACGACTTTGCAGAAGCACCCCACTTCACTCAGCCCCTGATGAACACGTTTGCTATCGCCGGCTACAACGCCACACTCAATTGCAGTGTCCGTGCCAATCCTCGG CCTAAAGTGATATGGATGAAGAATAAGATTGCCATCATTGACGACCCACGGTACCGCATGTTTAGCAACCAAGGCGTGTGCTCCCTGGAGATTCGTAAGCCTAACCCCTATGATGGGGGCACCTACACCTGCAAAGCCGTCAATGACTTGGGAGAGGCGCAGGTGGACTGTAAGCTTGAGGTGAAAG
- the mybpc1 gene encoding myosin-binding protein C, slow-type isoform X8, which produces MPEPTKKDEISNTSPEDKDDDAGGRTPSPQAPSEEAISLKKLSIELPNDSVPESARERKDSVWSLGEGQSLDDLEKQPENTQLSTLLIEKPQSGSINVGDDISFIAKVEAKDLLRKPAIKWFKGKWMDLASKTGKHLQLKESFDRFTKVHTFEMHIMKAKDNFAGNYRCEVTYKDKFDSCSFDLEIKDIPEAAPSIDIRSAFKRSSEGQDDAGELDFSGLLKHRMNREPKQEETPEVDVWEILRNARPDEYERIAFMYGITDLRGLLRRLKKTKKEEKKSEAFAKKLDPAYQVDKGGKIRFAVDLADPTVELKWFKNGQEIRPTPNQRKYIFEHKGTQRIMIINNCTLQDDAAYTVTAGDEKSTTELFVKELPVKITKELQPVKTTVNERIELECEVSEEGAQVKWLKNGVEIPTGVRSRYRVKSDGMKHVLIIDDAMKEDTGTYSLMASGGTSQAHIQVDLKPLKILQDLSDQTIRLGQPLKLHCELSPGNVPGRWYRNGQLIQPNDRINIMHRAKNHRLEVECSSIHDSGDYTFVLEGYSQSLSARVHIIDPPKVYLDSLNYPDNTVTIVAGNKLRLEVPISGEPTPRVVWMKGERVIPDTGSRVRAETFSDHTSLTIDIAEREDSGNYKIVLQNEAGQDTATVKVKVVDIPDPPEAPMVPEVGGDWCLMTWDPPIYDGGSPILGYFIERKKKQSSRWMRLNFDLCKETSFEPKKMIEGVPYEVRVFAVNAIGTSRPSEHSRAFVPLAVTSDPTMLVVDDVTDTSVTMKWRPPDTIGAAGLDGYVLEYCFEGTDEWIVANPELTEKTKYTITGLPPESKIFVRVKAINKAGPSAPRTLQHPILIKEIIERPKIRLPRHLKQTYIRRVGEAINLVIPFLGKPRPKVSWLKGGKAVDPTQVSIRNSECDSIIFIRKAERKHSGKYEMSVQVENYVDTAILDIQIVDLPGPPQYVKIDEVWGENVALEWTPPTDNGNAPIIGYTIQKADKKTMEWYTCVERYHRTCITVTELVVGNEYFFRIFSENMCGLSESATSTKDSALILKEGINLKIPEYNEYDFAEAPHFTQPLMNTFAIAGYNATLNCSVRANPRPKVIWMKNKIAIIDDPRYRMFSNQGVCSLEIRKPNPYDGGTYTCKAVNDLGEAQVDCKLEVKGGFTFYELMQRGVPLHLIDKYMSEAKSSEPERK; this is translated from the exons ATGAGATCTCCAACACCTCCCCTGAAG ATAAAGATGACGATGCTGGTGGCAGAACCCCATCACCACAGGCCCCATCAG AGGAGGCCATTTCACTCAAGAAACTGTCTATTGAGCTGCCTA ATGATAGCGTTCCTGAGTCAGCCAGGGAGAGAAAAGACTCAG TGTGGTCACTGGGAGAAGGACAGTCTCTGGATGACCTGGAAAAGCAGCCAGAGAACACACAGCTTTCTACCTTGCTCATAGAGAAACCCCAGAGTGGCTCCATCAATGTGG GTGACGATATAAGTTTCATTGCCAAAGTGGAGGCCAAAGACCTGTTGCGCAAACCAGCTATCAAATGGTTCAAAGGAAAGTGGATGGATCTGGCCAGCAAGACTGGGAAGCATCTGCAGCTGAAGGAAAGCTTTGACCGATTCACCAAG GTTCATACTTTCGAGATGCACATCATGAAGGCCAAAGATAACTTTGCTGGGAATTACAGGTGTGAGGTTACCTACAAGGACAAATTCGACAGCTGCTCCTTTGATTTAGAGATTAAAG ATATCCCTGAAGCCGCTCCTAGCATTGACATTCGATCAGCTTTTAAAAGAAG CAGTGAAGGACAAGACGATGCAGGAGAACTTGACTTTAGTGGTCTCCTTAAACATAG AATGAACAG GGAGCCAAAGCAGGAAGAGACCCCAGAGGTGGATGTGTGGGAGATCTTGAGGAATGCCAGACCCGATGAGTACGAGAGGATTGCTTTCATGTATGGTATCACTGACCTGAGGGGATTGTTGAGGAGACTGAAGAAGAccaagaaggaggagaagaagagcgAAG CATTTGCCAAAAAGCTGGACCCAGCATACCAGGTGGACAAGGGTGGGAAGATCCGGTTTGCGGTGGACCTGGCTGACCCAACTGTGGAGCTGAAGTGGTTCAAGAATGGGCAGGAGATCAGGCCCACCCCAAA TCAAAGGAA GTACATCTTTGAACACAAAGGCACCCAGCGGATAATGATCATCAACAACTGCACCCTGCAGGATGACGCTGCCTACACCGTCACCGCTGGCGATGAGAAGTCTACCACTGAACTGTTTGTTAAAG AGTTACCAGTGAAAATAACCAAAGAGCTGCAACCGGTGAAAACCACGGTGAACGAGCGAATTGAGTTGGAATGTGAGGTGTCTGAAGAGGGAGCTCAAGTTAAATG GCTGAAGAATGGCGTGGAGATCCCAACTGGAGTCCGCTCTCGCTACCGAGTCAAGAGCGACGGGATGAAGCACGTGCTGATCATTGACGATGCCATGAAAGAAGACACTGGCACTTATTCCCTGATGGCCTCAGGTGGCACCAGTCAGGCCCACATTCAGGTTGACT TGAAACCTCTGAAGATTCTGCAGGACCTGAGTGACCAGACGATCCGTTTGGGTCAGCCCCTCAAGCTGCACTGTGAGCTCTCCCCTGGGAACGTGCCAGGCCGCTGGTACAGGAACGGCCAGCTGATCCAGCCTAATGACCGCATCAACATCATGCACAGAGCCAA GAACCACAGACTAGAAGTCGAGTGCTCCTCAATCCATGATTCAGGGGACTACACCTTTGTGCTGGAGGGATACTCTCAAAGCCTCTCTGCCAGAGTTCACATCATAG ATCCCCCCAAAGTGTACCTGGACAGTCTAAATTACCCTGACAACACTGTGACCATCGTGGCAGGAAACAAATTGCGTCTGGAGGTCCCTATTAGCGGAGAGCCTACCCCCAGAGTGGTGTGGATGAAGGGGGAAAGG GTTATCCCAGATACAGGCAGTAGGGTTCGAGCAGAGACGTTCTCTGACCACACCAGCCTCACAATAGACATCGCAGAGCGGGAAGACTCAGGCAACTACAAGATTGTGCTGCAGAATGAAGCAGGACAGGACACAGCCACCGTCAAAGTGAAGGTTGTTG ACATTCCTGACCCCCCTGAGGCCCCAATGGTTCCTGAAGTGGGAGGAGATTGGTGTTTGATGACTTGGGACCCGCCCATCTATGATGGAGGCTCACCCATCTTAG GTTACTTCATTGAGAGGAAGAAGAAACAGAGTTCCAGGTGGATGAGACTCAACTTTGACCTTTGCAAAGAGACCAGTTTTGAACCTAAGAAGATGATTGAGGGTGTTCCCTATGAAGTGAGAGTGTTTGCAGTGAATGCCATTGGCACGTCCCGCCCCAGCGAACACTCCAGGGCGTTTGTGCCCCTGG CTGTTACAAGTGATCCAACAATGCTGGTggtggatgatgtcacagacactTCGGTGACAATGAAGTGGCGCCCCCCTGATACCATTGGTGCTGCAGGGTTGGATGGCTATGTGTTGGAGTACTGCTTTGAAGGAA CCGATGAGTGGATTGTGGCTAACCCGGAGCTGACGGAGAAAACCAAGTACACCATCACAGGTCTGCCTCCAGAGAGCAAGATCTTCGTGAGGGTGAAGGCTATCAATAAAGCAGGGCCCAGCGCACCAAGGACGCTCCAACACCCCATTCTGATCAAAGAGATCATTG AACGTCCCAAGATTCGCCTGCCGAGACATCTGAAGCAGACATACATTCGCAGGGTCGGAGAGGCCATTAATCTCGTCATTCCCTTCCTG GGGAAACCAAGACCAAAGGTGAGCTGGCTGAAGGGGGGGAAGGCTGTGGATCCTACACAGGTGAGCATTCGCAACAGCGAATGCGACAGCATTATCTTCATCCGCAAGGCCGAGAGGAAGCACTCCGGGAAATATGAGATGTCCGTGCAGGTGGAGAACTATGTGGACACTGCCATTTTAGATATCCAGATTGTGG ACCTCCCTGGGCCCCCACAGTATGTGAAGATTGATGAAGTGTGGGGAGAGAATGTAGCATTGGAATGGACTCCCCCAACTGACAATGGCAATGCACCAATAATAGGCTACACCATTCAGAAAGCTGACAAGAAGACGatg GAGTGGTACACGTGTGTGGAGCGCTACCATCGCACCTGCATCACCGTCACGGAGTTGGTAGTGGGGAACGAGTACTTCTTCCGCATCTTCTCAGAGAACATGTGTGGACTGAGTGAGAGCGCCACCTCTACCAAGGACAGTGCACTCATTTTGAAGGAGG GCATTAACCTGAAGATCCCGGAGTACAATGAATACGACTTTGCAGAAGCACCCCACTTCACTCAGCCCCTGATGAACACGTTTGCTATCGCCGGCTACAACGCCACACTCAATTGCAGTGTCCGTGCCAATCCTCGG CCTAAAGTGATATGGATGAAGAATAAGATTGCCATCATTGACGACCCACGGTACCGCATGTTTAGCAACCAAGGCGTGTGCTCCCTGGAGATTCGTAAGCCTAACCCCTATGATGGGGGCACCTACACCTGCAAAGCCGTCAATGACTTGGGAGAGGCGCAGGTGGACTGTAAGCTTGAGGTGAAAG
- the mybpc1 gene encoding myosin-binding protein C, slow-type isoform X7, which translates to MPEPTKKDEISNTSPEESVAPDNSEAPPPPVITPPPDKDDDAGGRTPSPQAPSEEAISLKKLSIELPNDSVPESARERKDSVWSLGEGQSLDDLEKQPENTQLSTLLIEKPQSGSINVGDDISFIAKVEAKDLLRKPAIKWFKGKWMDLASKTGKHLQLKESFDRFTKVHTFEMHIMKAKDNFAGNYRCEVTYKDKFDSCSFDLEIKDIPEAAPSIDIRSAFKRSSEGQDDAGELDFSGLLKHRMNREPKQEETPEVDVWEILRNARPDEYERIAFMYGITDLRGLLRRLKKTKKEEKKSEAFAKKLDPAYQVDKGGKIRFAVDLADPTVELKWFKNGQEIRPTPNQRKYIFEHKGTQRIMIINNCTLQDDAAYTVTAGDEKSTTELFVKELPVKITKELQPVKTTVNERIELECEVSEEGAQVKWLKNGVEIPTGVRSRYRVKSDGMKHVLIIDDAMKEDTGTYSLMASGGTSQAHIQVDLKPLKILQDLSDQTIRLGQPLKLHCELSPGNVPGRWYRNGQLIQPNDRINIMHRAKNHRLEVECSSIHDSGDYTFVLEGYSQSLSARVHIIDPPKVYLDSLNYPDNTVTIVAGNKLRLEVPISGEPTPRVVWMKGERVIPDTGSRVRAETFSDHTSLTIDIAEREDSGNYKIVLQNEAGQDTATVKVKVVDIPDPPEAPMVPEVGGDWCLMTWDPPIYDGGSPILGYFIERKKKQSSRWMRLNFDLCKETSFEPKKMIEGVPYEVRVFAVNAIGTSRPSEHSRAFVPLAVTSDPTMLVVDDVTDTSVTMKWRPPDTIGAAGLDGYVLEYCFEGTDEWIVANPELTEKTKYTITGLPPESKIFVRVKAINKAGPSAPRTLQHPILIKEIIERPKIRLPRHLKQTYIRRVGEAINLVIPFLGKPRPKVSWLKGGKAVDPTQVSIRNSECDSIIFIRKAERKHSGKYEMSVQVENYVDTAILDIQIVDLPGPPQYVKIDEVWGENVALEWTPPTDNGNAPIIGYTIQKADKKTMEWYTCVERYHRTCITVTELVVGNEYFFRIFSENMCGLSESATSTKDSALILKEGINLKIPEYNEYDFAEAPHFTQPLMNTFAIAGYNATLNCSVRANPRPKVIWMKNKIAIIDDPRYRMFSNQGVCSLEIRKPNPYDGGTYTCKAVNDLGEAQVDCKLEVKGGFTFYELMQRGVPLHLIDKYMSEAKSSEPERK; encoded by the exons ATGAGATCTCCAACACCTCCCCTGAAG AGAGTGTTGCACCAGACAATagtgaggctccgccccctcctgtGATTACGCCACCTCCAG ATAAAGATGACGATGCTGGTGGCAGAACCCCATCACCACAGGCCCCATCAG AGGAGGCCATTTCACTCAAGAAACTGTCTATTGAGCTGCCTA ATGATAGCGTTCCTGAGTCAGCCAGGGAGAGAAAAGACTCAG TGTGGTCACTGGGAGAAGGACAGTCTCTGGATGACCTGGAAAAGCAGCCAGAGAACACACAGCTTTCTACCTTGCTCATAGAGAAACCCCAGAGTGGCTCCATCAATGTGG GTGACGATATAAGTTTCATTGCCAAAGTGGAGGCCAAAGACCTGTTGCGCAAACCAGCTATCAAATGGTTCAAAGGAAAGTGGATGGATCTGGCCAGCAAGACTGGGAAGCATCTGCAGCTGAAGGAAAGCTTTGACCGATTCACCAAG GTTCATACTTTCGAGATGCACATCATGAAGGCCAAAGATAACTTTGCTGGGAATTACAGGTGTGAGGTTACCTACAAGGACAAATTCGACAGCTGCTCCTTTGATTTAGAGATTAAAG ATATCCCTGAAGCCGCTCCTAGCATTGACATTCGATCAGCTTTTAAAAGAAG CAGTGAAGGACAAGACGATGCAGGAGAACTTGACTTTAGTGGTCTCCTTAAACATAG AATGAACAG GGAGCCAAAGCAGGAAGAGACCCCAGAGGTGGATGTGTGGGAGATCTTGAGGAATGCCAGACCCGATGAGTACGAGAGGATTGCTTTCATGTATGGTATCACTGACCTGAGGGGATTGTTGAGGAGACTGAAGAAGAccaagaaggaggagaagaagagcgAAG CATTTGCCAAAAAGCTGGACCCAGCATACCAGGTGGACAAGGGTGGGAAGATCCGGTTTGCGGTGGACCTGGCTGACCCAACTGTGGAGCTGAAGTGGTTCAAGAATGGGCAGGAGATCAGGCCCACCCCAAA TCAAAGGAA GTACATCTTTGAACACAAAGGCACCCAGCGGATAATGATCATCAACAACTGCACCCTGCAGGATGACGCTGCCTACACCGTCACCGCTGGCGATGAGAAGTCTACCACTGAACTGTTTGTTAAAG AGTTACCAGTGAAAATAACCAAAGAGCTGCAACCGGTGAAAACCACGGTGAACGAGCGAATTGAGTTGGAATGTGAGGTGTCTGAAGAGGGAGCTCAAGTTAAATG GCTGAAGAATGGCGTGGAGATCCCAACTGGAGTCCGCTCTCGCTACCGAGTCAAGAGCGACGGGATGAAGCACGTGCTGATCATTGACGATGCCATGAAAGAAGACACTGGCACTTATTCCCTGATGGCCTCAGGTGGCACCAGTCAGGCCCACATTCAGGTTGACT TGAAACCTCTGAAGATTCTGCAGGACCTGAGTGACCAGACGATCCGTTTGGGTCAGCCCCTCAAGCTGCACTGTGAGCTCTCCCCTGGGAACGTGCCAGGCCGCTGGTACAGGAACGGCCAGCTGATCCAGCCTAATGACCGCATCAACATCATGCACAGAGCCAA GAACCACAGACTAGAAGTCGAGTGCTCCTCAATCCATGATTCAGGGGACTACACCTTTGTGCTGGAGGGATACTCTCAAAGCCTCTCTGCCAGAGTTCACATCATAG ATCCCCCCAAAGTGTACCTGGACAGTCTAAATTACCCTGACAACACTGTGACCATCGTGGCAGGAAACAAATTGCGTCTGGAGGTCCCTATTAGCGGAGAGCCTACCCCCAGAGTGGTGTGGATGAAGGGGGAAAGG GTTATCCCAGATACAGGCAGTAGGGTTCGAGCAGAGACGTTCTCTGACCACACCAGCCTCACAATAGACATCGCAGAGCGGGAAGACTCAGGCAACTACAAGATTGTGCTGCAGAATGAAGCAGGACAGGACACAGCCACCGTCAAAGTGAAGGTTGTTG ACATTCCTGACCCCCCTGAGGCCCCAATGGTTCCTGAAGTGGGAGGAGATTGGTGTTTGATGACTTGGGACCCGCCCATCTATGATGGAGGCTCACCCATCTTAG GTTACTTCATTGAGAGGAAGAAGAAACAGAGTTCCAGGTGGATGAGACTCAACTTTGACCTTTGCAAAGAGACCAGTTTTGAACCTAAGAAGATGATTGAGGGTGTTCCCTATGAAGTGAGAGTGTTTGCAGTGAATGCCATTGGCACGTCCCGCCCCAGCGAACACTCCAGGGCGTTTGTGCCCCTGG CTGTTACAAGTGATCCAACAATGCTGGTggtggatgatgtcacagacactTCGGTGACAATGAAGTGGCGCCCCCCTGATACCATTGGTGCTGCAGGGTTGGATGGCTATGTGTTGGAGTACTGCTTTGAAGGAA CCGATGAGTGGATTGTGGCTAACCCGGAGCTGACGGAGAAAACCAAGTACACCATCACAGGTCTGCCTCCAGAGAGCAAGATCTTCGTGAGGGTGAAGGCTATCAATAAAGCAGGGCCCAGCGCACCAAGGACGCTCCAACACCCCATTCTGATCAAAGAGATCATTG AACGTCCCAAGATTCGCCTGCCGAGACATCTGAAGCAGACATACATTCGCAGGGTCGGAGAGGCCATTAATCTCGTCATTCCCTTCCTG GGGAAACCAAGACCAAAGGTGAGCTGGCTGAAGGGGGGGAAGGCTGTGGATCCTACACAGGTGAGCATTCGCAACAGCGAATGCGACAGCATTATCTTCATCCGCAAGGCCGAGAGGAAGCACTCCGGGAAATATGAGATGTCCGTGCAGGTGGAGAACTATGTGGACACTGCCATTTTAGATATCCAGATTGTGG ACCTCCCTGGGCCCCCACAGTATGTGAAGATTGATGAAGTGTGGGGAGAGAATGTAGCATTGGAATGGACTCCCCCAACTGACAATGGCAATGCACCAATAATAGGCTACACCATTCAGAAAGCTGACAAGAAGACGatg GAGTGGTACACGTGTGTGGAGCGCTACCATCGCACCTGCATCACCGTCACGGAGTTGGTAGTGGGGAACGAGTACTTCTTCCGCATCTTCTCAGAGAACATGTGTGGACTGAGTGAGAGCGCCACCTCTACCAAGGACAGTGCACTCATTTTGAAGGAGG GCATTAACCTGAAGATCCCGGAGTACAATGAATACGACTTTGCAGAAGCACCCCACTTCACTCAGCCCCTGATGAACACGTTTGCTATCGCCGGCTACAACGCCACACTCAATTGCAGTGTCCGTGCCAATCCTCGG CCTAAAGTGATATGGATGAAGAATAAGATTGCCATCATTGACGACCCACGGTACCGCATGTTTAGCAACCAAGGCGTGTGCTCCCTGGAGATTCGTAAGCCTAACCCCTATGATGGGGGCACCTACACCTGCAAAGCCGTCAATGACTTGGGAGAGGCGCAGGTGGACTGTAAGCTTGAGGTGAAAG